In a single window of the Micromonospora inositola genome:
- a CDS encoding AfsR/SARP family transcriptional regulator → MRFGILGPLRVGGGEATVTAGRDRTVLAMLLLRAGRVVSSEELVDAVWEERPPATARAQLQICVSRLRKRLGRLGLPTEIIVTDPVGYGIRLEPADLDAEVFARGVDAARGAVAAGRPTEARRHYRSALALWRGPALSGIASRRVRRRAQTLDEQRLAALEECVDVELRLRRAADLIDELTESVEAHPLRERLRGQLMLALSAVGRQADALAVYREGRRLYAEELGIEPGAALQELHQRVLAGDLALAGPQEQAFSPVRALPRGISDFTGRQETVARLVKEIEEDDTRVQLIDGMAGSGKTALAVHLATALGDRYPDAHLFVDLHGHSDREPVSPAAALAALLRQLGVPGERIPADVDERAALWRSKLSGRQAIVVLDNAGTAAQVAPLLPNGRDCLTLITSRRRLTGLDGGKPSSLSVLDPEEAVELLARVVGDDRVAEEPEAAAEVARRCGHLPLAIRLAGARLAHRPRWQVRDLAERLATGRDSLAEFAVGERSVGQAFALSYAQVSSAAQRVFRLLGLHPRESFDNRVAAALADVPLSEAQDLLDELVDAHLVDEPDPGRFRFHDLMREYAQQLLVAVDPAPHRAAAVEQLVDHHLQVAATISAGIEPLSARLGVQLPPPGRPDLVQACLPEGIRWFDANRATLPALVRLAAAEGLLWHCWQLARSAWFYQYRGGHLDELIETHTVALGAAEQLDNPDAIATVRNYLSSAYFRLGRYREVIEIMEVALHLRQRLGDRNGEAAVRRNLGAAYAADRQFAPAMTHLDAALALVRQANQLMTIPAMLNNKALLLIFRGRYEEAQAISRRQLSVAREVGDIRMIYSAIGHLGVVRARLGGRQGALRFLRLALHFKRQESSRFGEGELLNEIGVLEREACRPVQAAVLHREALVAMTEVGDPIGQYASRNLLASALRDQGDVSSALDLHRRVLTDATRLGARYEQARALDGIARCLRDTERAAARSHWTRALALFRQVESPEGEEVARLLAEVD, encoded by the coding sequence ATGCGGTTCGGGATCCTGGGACCCCTGCGGGTCGGTGGCGGCGAAGCCACCGTCACCGCAGGTCGGGACCGGACCGTGCTCGCCATGCTGCTGCTGCGCGCCGGTCGGGTGGTCTCGTCGGAGGAGCTCGTCGACGCGGTCTGGGAGGAGCGGCCGCCGGCCACCGCCCGCGCCCAGCTCCAGATCTGCGTGTCGCGACTGCGAAAGCGCCTCGGCCGCCTCGGCCTGCCGACGGAGATCATCGTCACGGACCCGGTCGGGTACGGGATCCGGCTCGAGCCGGCTGACCTGGACGCCGAGGTCTTCGCCCGGGGCGTCGACGCGGCCCGGGGCGCGGTCGCCGCCGGTCGACCAACCGAGGCCCGCCGGCACTACCGGTCCGCGTTGGCCCTGTGGCGGGGCCCGGCGTTGAGCGGGATCGCCAGCCGCAGGGTGCGCCGCCGGGCGCAGACCCTCGACGAGCAGCGCCTCGCCGCGTTGGAGGAATGCGTCGACGTCGAGCTGCGGCTGCGGCGGGCGGCCGACCTGATCGACGAGCTGACCGAGAGCGTCGAGGCGCACCCGTTGCGGGAGCGGCTGCGCGGCCAGTTGATGCTGGCCCTCTCGGCGGTCGGCCGGCAGGCCGACGCGCTCGCCGTCTACCGGGAGGGCCGCCGGCTCTACGCCGAGGAGCTGGGCATCGAGCCCGGCGCGGCGCTCCAGGAGCTGCACCAGCGGGTGCTCGCCGGCGACCTGGCGCTGGCCGGCCCGCAGGAGCAGGCGTTCAGTCCCGTCCGGGCCCTGCCCCGGGGGATCAGCGACTTCACCGGCCGGCAGGAGACGGTGGCCCGGCTGGTCAAGGAGATCGAGGAGGACGACACCCGGGTCCAGCTCATCGACGGCATGGCCGGCAGCGGCAAGACCGCCCTGGCGGTGCACCTGGCGACCGCCCTCGGCGACCGCTACCCGGACGCGCACCTCTTCGTCGACCTGCACGGGCACAGCGACCGGGAACCGGTGTCGCCGGCCGCGGCCCTGGCCGCCCTGCTGCGCCAGCTCGGCGTGCCCGGCGAGCGCATCCCCGCCGACGTCGACGAGCGCGCGGCCCTGTGGCGCAGCAAGCTCTCCGGACGACAGGCGATCGTCGTACTCGACAACGCCGGCACCGCCGCCCAGGTCGCGCCGCTGCTGCCCAACGGCCGTGACTGCCTCACCCTGATCACCAGCCGACGTCGGCTCACCGGCCTGGACGGCGGCAAGCCCTCCTCGCTGTCCGTGCTGGACCCGGAGGAGGCGGTCGAACTGCTCGCGCGGGTGGTGGGCGACGACCGGGTGGCCGAGGAGCCGGAGGCCGCCGCCGAGGTGGCACGCCGGTGCGGGCACCTGCCGCTGGCGATCCGGCTGGCCGGCGCGCGGCTCGCCCACCGGCCGCGATGGCAGGTCAGGGACCTGGCCGAGCGGCTCGCAACCGGGCGTGACTCGCTGGCCGAGTTCGCGGTGGGGGAGCGCTCGGTGGGGCAGGCCTTCGCCCTGTCGTACGCCCAGGTGTCATCTGCGGCGCAGCGGGTCTTCCGGCTGCTCGGCCTGCATCCGCGGGAGAGCTTCGACAACCGCGTGGCGGCCGCGCTGGCCGACGTCCCACTGTCGGAGGCACAGGATCTCCTGGACGAACTCGTCGACGCGCACCTCGTCGACGAGCCGGATCCCGGGCGGTTCCGCTTCCACGATCTGATGCGGGAGTACGCCCAGCAGTTGCTCGTGGCCGTTGATCCCGCTCCGCACCGGGCGGCGGCCGTGGAACAGCTGGTCGACCACCATCTGCAGGTCGCCGCCACCATCTCCGCCGGGATCGAACCCCTGTCCGCCAGGCTCGGCGTTCAACTGCCGCCGCCGGGCCGGCCCGATCTGGTGCAGGCGTGCCTTCCGGAGGGCATCCGCTGGTTCGACGCGAACCGGGCCACGCTGCCGGCGTTGGTCCGGCTGGCCGCGGCCGAGGGCCTGCTGTGGCACTGCTGGCAGCTGGCCCGGTCGGCCTGGTTCTACCAGTACCGCGGCGGACACCTCGACGAACTCATCGAGACCCACACCGTGGCCCTGGGAGCCGCCGAACAGCTCGACAACCCCGACGCGATCGCCACCGTCCGGAACTACCTGTCGTCGGCCTACTTCCGTCTCGGTCGGTACCGCGAGGTGATCGAGATCATGGAGGTCGCGCTTCACCTGCGACAACGCCTCGGTGACCGGAACGGCGAGGCGGCCGTCCGACGCAACCTCGGCGCCGCCTACGCGGCGGACCGACAGTTCGCCCCGGCGATGACCCATCTCGATGCCGCGCTGGCGCTGGTCCGGCAGGCCAACCAGCTGATGACCATCCCTGCGATGCTCAACAACAAGGCGCTCCTGCTGATCTTCCGTGGTCGGTACGAGGAGGCGCAGGCGATCTCCCGGCGACAGCTGTCGGTCGCTCGCGAGGTGGGTGACATCCGAATGATCTACAGCGCCATCGGCCATCTGGGCGTCGTACGGGCCCGCCTCGGTGGCCGGCAGGGGGCGCTGCGTTTCCTGCGGCTCGCGCTGCACTTCAAGCGGCAGGAGAGCAGCCGCTTCGGCGAGGGTGAGCTGCTCAACGAGATCGGCGTCCTGGAACGCGAGGCCTGCCGGCCGGTGCAGGCCGCGGTCCTGCACCGGGAGGCGCTGGTGGCGATGACCGAGGTCGGCGACCCGATCGGCCAGTACGCCTCGCGCAACCTGCTGGCCAGCGCGCTCCGCGATCAGGGGGACGTGTCCAGTGCGCTCGACCTGCACCGCCGGGTGCTCACCGACGCGACCCGGCTGGGCGCCCGTTACGAGCAGGCCCGGGCGCTCGACGGGATCGCCCGGTGCCTGCGGGACACCGAACGGGCGGCGGCCCGGTCCCACTGGACGCGGGCGCTGGCCCTGTTCCGACAGGTCGAGTCGCCGGAAGGGGAGGAGGTGGCCCGGCTGCTTGCCGAGGTGGACTGA
- a CDS encoding CGNR zinc finger domain-containing protein: MLFAHDTECGLTAAAALVNTAGPDRDGLPDVTALDEFFTAHSWSGRHEHTEAELRSVRDLRPRLRRIWHADPDEVVAIVNGLLRESNALPQLIRHDDQPYHLHAVPRDAPLATRMAVEAAMALADLIRSGELSRLRICDHPDCDNVLVDLSKNRSRRFCDAGCGNRAAVSAYRARKAATRS, encoded by the coding sequence TTGCTCTTCGCTCATGACACCGAATGTGGCCTGACCGCCGCGGCGGCGCTGGTCAACACCGCCGGCCCCGACCGGGACGGGCTGCCCGACGTGACCGCCCTGGACGAGTTCTTCACCGCACACTCGTGGAGCGGCCGGCACGAACACACCGAGGCGGAGCTGCGCTCGGTCCGCGACCTCCGCCCCCGACTGCGCCGGATCTGGCACGCGGACCCCGACGAGGTGGTGGCGATCGTCAACGGGCTGCTCCGCGAGTCGAACGCCCTGCCGCAGCTCATCCGGCACGACGACCAGCCGTACCACCTGCACGCCGTGCCGCGCGACGCGCCGCTGGCGACCCGGATGGCGGTCGAGGCGGCAATGGCGCTGGCCGACCTGATCCGCAGCGGCGAGCTGAGCCGGCTGCGGATCTGCGACCACCCGGACTGCGACAACGTCCTGGTCGACCTGTCCAAGAACCGGTCCCGCCGGTTCTGCGACGCCGGCTGCGGCAACCGCGCCGCCGTCAGCGCCTACCGGGCCCGCAAGGCCGCGACCCGCTCCTGA
- a CDS encoding fumarate hydratase: MSSAAAFSYAPLLPTGPDQTEYRLVTDEGVDVVDGPGGRRFLTVEPSALTALTAEAMHDIAHFLRPAHLAQLRSIIDDPAASPNDRFVALDLLRNANIAAGGVLPMCQDTGTAIVMGKRGRHVLTDGADAEAISRGVYQAYTKLNLRYSQLAPLTMWDERNTGSNLPAQVELYAEDPDGHPDAYKFLFMAKGGGSANKSYLYQETKALLNPTRMMQFLEEKLRLIGTAACPPYHLAIVIGGTSAEYALKTAKYASAKYLDALPTAGSMSAHGFRDLELEAEVLELTRNFGIGAQFGGRYFCHDVRVVRLPRHGASCPVAIAVSCSADRQAVAKITPSGVWLERLETDPARFLPDVTDETLDTEEVVRVDLNRPMDEIRAELSKYPVKTRLSLTGPLVVARDIAHAKIAERLDAGEQMPQYLRDHAVYYAGPAKTPEGYASGSFGPTTAGRMDAYVEKFQAAGGSQVMLAKGNRSAQVTRSCQQHGGFYLGSIGGPAARLAQDCIKHVEVLEYPELGMEAVWKIEVEDFPAFIVVDDKGNDFFAEVTKPVLTVGRR, encoded by the coding sequence ATGAGCAGTGCCGCCGCGTTCTCGTACGCCCCCTTGCTGCCGACCGGTCCCGACCAGACGGAATACCGCCTGGTCACCGACGAGGGCGTCGACGTCGTCGACGGCCCGGGTGGCCGTCGCTTCCTCACCGTGGAGCCGTCCGCGCTGACCGCGCTGACCGCCGAGGCGATGCACGACATCGCCCACTTCCTCCGCCCGGCGCACCTGGCCCAGCTCCGGTCGATCATCGACGACCCGGCGGCCTCGCCGAACGACCGGTTCGTCGCGCTGGACCTGCTGCGCAACGCCAACATCGCGGCCGGCGGGGTGCTGCCGATGTGCCAGGACACCGGCACCGCCATCGTGATGGGCAAGCGCGGCCGGCACGTGCTCACCGACGGCGCCGACGCCGAGGCCATCTCCCGCGGCGTCTACCAGGCGTACACGAAGCTGAACCTGCGCTACTCCCAGCTCGCCCCGCTGACCATGTGGGACGAGCGGAACACCGGCAGCAATCTGCCCGCCCAGGTCGAGCTCTACGCCGAGGACCCGGACGGGCACCCCGACGCGTACAAGTTCCTCTTCATGGCCAAGGGCGGGGGCTCGGCCAACAAGTCGTACCTCTACCAGGAGACCAAGGCGCTGTTGAATCCCACCCGGATGATGCAGTTCCTGGAGGAGAAGCTGCGGCTGATCGGCACCGCGGCCTGCCCGCCGTACCACCTGGCCATCGTCATCGGCGGCACCTCCGCCGAGTACGCGCTGAAGACCGCCAAGTACGCCTCCGCGAAGTACCTCGACGCGCTGCCCACCGCCGGCTCGATGAGCGCGCACGGCTTCCGGGACCTGGAGCTGGAGGCCGAGGTGCTGGAGCTGACCCGCAACTTCGGCATCGGCGCGCAGTTCGGCGGCCGGTACTTCTGCCACGACGTGCGGGTGGTCCGGCTGCCCCGGCACGGCGCCTCCTGCCCGGTGGCGATCGCCGTCTCCTGTTCCGCCGACCGGCAGGCGGTCGCCAAGATCACCCCGTCGGGCGTCTGGCTGGAACGACTGGAGACCGACCCGGCGCGCTTCCTGCCCGACGTCACCGACGAGACGCTGGACACCGAGGAGGTCGTCCGGGTCGACCTGAACCGGCCGATGGACGAGATCCGCGCCGAGCTGTCGAAGTACCCGGTGAAGACCCGCCTGTCGCTGACCGGCCCGCTCGTCGTGGCCCGTGACATCGCGCACGCCAAGATCGCCGAGCGGCTGGACGCGGGCGAGCAGATGCCGCAGTACCTGCGGGACCACGCCGTCTACTACGCCGGCCCGGCCAAGACCCCCGAGGGGTACGCCTCCGGCTCGTTCGGCCCGACCACCGCCGGCCGGATGGACGCGTACGTGGAGAAGTTCCAGGCCGCCGGCGGCTCCCAGGTGATGCTGGCCAAGGGCAACCGGTCCGCCCAGGTGACCCGCTCCTGCCAGCAGCACGGCGGCTTCTACCTCGGCTCGATCGGCGGCCCGGCCGCCCGACTGGCCCAGGACTGCATCAAGCACGTCGAGGTCCTCGAATACCCGGAGCTGGGCATGGAGGCGGTCTGGAAGATCGAGGTGGAGGACTTCCCCGCGTTCATCGTCGTCGACGACAAGGGCAACGACTTCTTCGCCGAGGTCACCAAGCCGGTGCTGACAGTGGGCCGCCGCTGA
- a CDS encoding class II fumarate hydratase, whose protein sequence is MVRVTTPEAAGYRIERDSMGEVEVPAEALWRAQTQRAVQNFPISGRGLEPAQIKALAQIKGAAAQLNGELGVIGADVAEAIATAAAHVAAGGYDDQFPVDIFQTGSGTSSNMNTNEVIATLASRELGRPVHPNDDVNASQSSNDVFPTSIHLAATQFVVEDLIPSLRHLAGALEGKAAEFETVVKAGRTHLMDATPVTLGQELGGYAAQVRYGVERLEAALPRLAELPLGGTAVGTGINTPLGFAAAVIEKLRASTGLPLTEARNHFEAQGARDALVETSGQLRTVAVGLYKIANDIRWMGSGPRAGLRELRIPDLQPGSSIMPGKVNPVVAEAMRQVCAQVIGNDAAVAFAGSQGDFELNVMLPVMGRNLLESIRLLAASSRLFADRLVVGLVADAEVCLAYAEGSPSIVTPLNRHLGYDEAASIAKEALAKQISIREVVIARGHVDSGKLSETQLDEALDLLRMTHP, encoded by the coding sequence ATGGTACGCGTGACGACTCCAGAGGCAGCGGGCTACCGGATCGAACGCGACTCGATGGGCGAGGTGGAGGTGCCCGCCGAGGCGCTGTGGCGGGCGCAGACCCAGCGCGCGGTGCAGAACTTCCCGATCTCCGGGCGGGGCCTGGAACCGGCCCAGATCAAGGCGCTGGCCCAGATCAAGGGCGCCGCCGCCCAGCTGAACGGCGAGCTGGGCGTGATCGGCGCGGACGTGGCCGAGGCCATCGCCACCGCCGCCGCGCACGTGGCTGCCGGCGGGTACGACGACCAGTTCCCGGTGGACATCTTCCAGACCGGCTCCGGCACCTCGTCCAACATGAACACCAACGAGGTGATCGCCACCCTGGCCAGCCGGGAGCTGGGTCGCCCCGTGCACCCGAACGACGACGTCAACGCCTCGCAGTCCAGCAACGACGTCTTTCCGACGTCGATCCACCTGGCCGCCACCCAGTTCGTGGTGGAGGATCTGATCCCCTCGCTCCGGCACCTGGCCGGGGCGCTGGAGGGGAAGGCGGCCGAGTTCGAGACCGTGGTCAAGGCCGGGCGTACCCACCTGATGGACGCCACCCCGGTCACCCTCGGCCAGGAGCTCGGCGGGTACGCCGCCCAGGTCCGCTACGGCGTCGAGCGGCTGGAGGCGGCGCTGCCCCGGCTGGCCGAGCTGCCGCTCGGTGGCACCGCTGTGGGCACCGGCATCAACACTCCACTCGGCTTCGCGGCGGCGGTGATCGAGAAGCTGCGCGCCTCGACCGGCCTGCCGTTGACCGAGGCGCGTAACCACTTCGAGGCGCAGGGCGCCCGGGACGCACTGGTGGAGACCTCCGGCCAGCTGCGCACCGTCGCCGTCGGGCTGTACAAGATCGCCAACGACATCCGCTGGATGGGCTCCGGCCCCCGCGCCGGGCTGCGCGAGCTGCGCATCCCGGACCTCCAGCCCGGCTCGTCGATCATGCCGGGCAAGGTGAACCCGGTGGTCGCGGAGGCGATGCGGCAGGTCTGCGCGCAGGTGATCGGCAACGACGCCGCGGTGGCCTTCGCCGGCTCGCAGGGCGACTTCGAGCTGAACGTGATGCTTCCCGTGATGGGCCGCAACCTGCTGGAATCGATCCGGCTGCTGGCCGCGTCAAGCCGGCTCTTCGCGGACCGTCTGGTGGTCGGCCTGGTCGCGGACGCCGAGGTCTGTCTCGCGTACGCGGAGGGCTCGCCGTCGATCGTCACCCCGCTCAACCGCCACCTCGGGTACGACGAGGCCGCCTCGATCGCCAAGGAGGCGCTGGCGAAGCAGATCTCCATCCGCGAGGTGGTCATCGCCCGGGGCCACGTCGACTCCGGCAAGCTCTCCGAGACCCAACTCGACGAGGCCCTCGACCTGCTCCGCATGACCCACCCCTGA
- a CDS encoding HAD family hydrolase, whose product MSTPPPRPAEAGERPAGPPTAVVFDADETLLDLRPAVTGALVAVLAEMRRRTPAAAAVSLADLEADWGAVFGALSAAPVQEIRRAALARSLARAGLDDHLDELAALFFARRFALTRPFPDALPALAALRRRHLLGFATNGNSRAERCGLAGEFSFELYAHQNGLPKKPAPEFYAAVVAAAGMPADRIVYVGDSPEHDVAAPQRAGLRAVWLNRLGLPRPAGLSPDAEVSTLAELPDALVKLEPTNA is encoded by the coding sequence GTGAGCACGCCACCACCCCGTCCGGCGGAAGCCGGCGAGCGACCCGCCGGCCCGCCGACCGCCGTCGTCTTCGACGCCGACGAGACCCTGCTCGACCTGCGCCCGGCGGTCACCGGCGCGCTGGTCGCCGTACTGGCGGAGATGCGGCGCCGGACCCCGGCGGCGGCCGCGGTCTCCCTCGCGGACCTGGAGGCGGACTGGGGTGCCGTCTTCGGCGCGCTCAGCGCCGCGCCCGTGCAGGAGATCCGGCGGGCCGCGCTGGCCCGGTCGCTCGCCCGCGCGGGGCTCGACGACCACCTGGACGAGCTGGCCGCCCTCTTCTTCGCCCGGCGCTTCGCGCTGACCCGACCGTTCCCCGACGCGCTGCCGGCGCTCGCCGCGCTGCGGCGGCGCCACCTGCTCGGCTTCGCCACCAACGGCAACAGCCGCGCCGAACGCTGCGGGCTCGCCGGCGAGTTCTCCTTCGAGCTGTACGCGCACCAGAACGGCCTGCCGAAGAAGCCCGCGCCGGAGTTCTACGCCGCGGTGGTGGCGGCGGCCGGAATGCCCGCCGACCGGATCGTCTACGTGGGGGACTCGCCGGAACACGACGTGGCCGCGCCGCAACGGGCCGGACTGCGGGCGGTCTGGCTCAACCGGCTCGGACTGCCCCGTCCAGCCGGTCTCTCGCCGGACGCCGAGGTGTCCACCCTGGCCGAACTGCCGGACGCGCTGGTCAAGCTCGAACCGACGAATGCCTGA
- a CDS encoding Lrp/AsnC family transcriptional regulator, whose protein sequence is MNAGQDVQLDELDVRLIELLAADPRIGVLECSRRLGVARGTVQARLDKLVDRGVIGGFGPDISPAAIGFGVTSFVTLEISQRHGHDPVTAHLAAIPEVLEAHTITGSSDLLCRIVARSNTDLQRVIDQIVSSEGITRASTIIALAEQIPYRTLPLVRSAVR, encoded by the coding sequence ATGAACGCTGGTCAGGATGTACAGCTCGACGAGCTGGACGTGCGGTTGATCGAACTGCTCGCGGCGGATCCGCGGATCGGGGTGCTGGAATGCTCCCGGCGGCTCGGGGTCGCCCGGGGCACCGTTCAGGCCCGGCTGGACAAGCTGGTCGACCGGGGCGTCATCGGTGGCTTCGGGCCGGACATCTCCCCGGCCGCGATCGGCTTCGGGGTGACCAGCTTCGTCACCCTGGAGATCAGCCAGCGGCACGGGCACGACCCGGTCACCGCGCACCTGGCGGCCATCCCCGAGGTGCTGGAGGCGCACACCATCACCGGCTCCAGTGACCTGCTCTGCCGCATCGTGGCCCGCTCGAACACCGACCTCCAGCGCGTGATCGACCAGATCGTCTCGTCCGAGGGCATCACCCGCGCCTCCACGATCATCGCCCTGGCCGAGCAGATCCCCTACCGCACCCTTCCCCTGGTCCGCTCGGCCGTGCGCTGA
- a CDS encoding PQQ-binding-like beta-propeller repeat protein, whose translation MRCYVFLALIVVTILAATGVWNPFPTVWDWVDRSQPISEPDVVWQQRVGGTPKSVTIAGDTVIVEQRTRVEARSLATGTQLWERKADWSAVAGGDRDPVVAVGKLLVKGYELLDPTTGAVRRRDGDAVAVWTYRNAVLDVRCAQPTDCTLTAWEPRGTRPLWTAFLPGVHSGLLADNPDLLGSRRLTAPRIDGGVAGPESVPPLLGFPVDGRVHVVDTATGRVLQNVQPGREERLAVIGGRLLRITATSRDGTCYFTVSARDPATAQEVWRRTGLNLRTADYAGCVQREDPQGARNVLIGVGPDGREAVLDGYDGRLLQVGGDGEKLLAVDDRYALVRSADKRSILGRELSVDQTRWTRAAGGKSGAALTPYAAVIAEEKPSGLIAVDPRTGRELAVLRTTANALAVGRNGMIIGEGREIGYVRWGAGTSVPPPPDEGPLPGPDTGRTWQPPSDDGRCGPKRELCD comes from the coding sequence GTGAGGTGCTACGTGTTCCTCGCGCTGATCGTGGTCACCATCCTCGCCGCGACCGGGGTGTGGAACCCGTTCCCGACCGTGTGGGACTGGGTCGACCGGAGCCAGCCGATCTCCGAGCCGGACGTGGTCTGGCAGCAGCGGGTCGGCGGCACCCCGAAGAGCGTCACCATCGCCGGCGACACCGTCATCGTCGAGCAGCGCACCCGGGTGGAGGCGCGCAGCCTCGCCACCGGCACCCAGCTCTGGGAGCGCAAGGCGGACTGGTCGGCGGTGGCCGGCGGCGACCGGGACCCGGTCGTCGCCGTGGGCAAGCTGCTGGTCAAGGGGTACGAGCTGCTCGACCCCACCACCGGGGCGGTACGCCGTCGGGACGGCGACGCGGTGGCGGTCTGGACGTACCGCAACGCGGTCCTCGACGTCCGCTGCGCCCAGCCCACCGACTGCACCCTGACCGCCTGGGAGCCGCGCGGCACCCGGCCACTCTGGACCGCCTTCCTGCCCGGCGTGCACAGCGGCCTGCTCGCCGACAACCCGGACCTGCTCGGCTCCCGCCGGCTCACCGCGCCGCGCATCGACGGCGGGGTGGCCGGTCCGGAGTCCGTCCCGCCGCTGCTCGGCTTCCCGGTCGACGGGCGGGTGCACGTGGTGGACACCGCCACCGGCCGGGTGCTGCAGAACGTCCAGCCCGGCCGGGAGGAACGGCTGGCGGTGATCGGGGGCCGGCTGCTCCGGATCACCGCCACCTCCCGCGACGGCACCTGCTACTTCACCGTCTCCGCCCGGGACCCGGCCACCGCGCAGGAGGTGTGGCGGCGTACCGGGCTGAACCTGCGGACCGCCGACTACGCCGGGTGCGTGCAGCGGGAGGACCCGCAGGGCGCCCGCAACGTGCTGATCGGAGTCGGCCCGGACGGCCGCGAGGCGGTGCTCGACGGGTACGACGGCCGGCTGCTGCAGGTCGGCGGCGACGGGGAGAAGCTGCTCGCCGTCGACGACCGGTACGCGCTGGTGCGCAGCGCCGACAAGCGGTCCATCCTCGGCCGGGAGCTGTCGGTGGACCAGACCCGTTGGACCCGGGCCGCCGGTGGCAAGAGCGGCGCGGCCCTCACCCCGTACGCGGCGGTGATCGCCGAGGAGAAGCCGTCCGGACTGATCGCGGTCGATCCCCGTACCGGCCGCGAGCTCGCGGTCCTGCGGACCACGGCCAACGCTCTGGCGGTCGGCCGGAACGGCATGATCATCGGAGAGGGGCGGGAGATCGGGTACGTCCGCTGGGGCGCCGGAACCTCCGTGCCGCCCCCGCCGGACGAGGGCCCGCTCCCCGGCCCGGACACCGGCCGCACCTGGCAGCCCCCCTCGGACGATGGCAGGTGCGGCCCGAAGCGGGAACTCTGCGACTGA
- a CDS encoding EamA family transporter yields the protein MRERPGVGLGLALLSALTFATSGTFARPLITGDWSAEAVVVARVGIAALVLAVPALLALRGRWDVLRRNAGTVVVFGLLGVALAQACFFNAVRYLPVGVALLLEYLGIVLVVGWMWLVHGQRPRALTVAGSVTALCGLVFVLDLTGASRLDPVGVLWGLGAGVGLAGYFVIAGHVDDRLPSVVMASGGMAVGALVLLLLGAIGVLPLRAGLADVSFAGHRMSWLVPIAGLSLIAAVVAYLTGIAGARLLGARLSSFVGLTEVMFAVLIAWLVLNELPSVVQLVGGALIVAGVALVRVDELGATPEPERPGHPAEPALATER from the coding sequence ATGCGTGAACGGCCCGGAGTCGGCCTCGGTCTGGCCCTGCTCTCCGCTCTCACCTTCGCCACCTCGGGCACCTTCGCCCGCCCTCTGATCACCGGCGACTGGTCGGCCGAGGCCGTGGTGGTGGCCCGGGTCGGCATCGCCGCGCTGGTCCTCGCCGTGCCGGCCCTGCTGGCCCTGCGCGGCCGGTGGGACGTGCTGCGCCGCAACGCCGGCACCGTCGTCGTGTTCGGACTGCTCGGCGTGGCCCTCGCCCAGGCGTGCTTCTTCAACGCGGTCCGCTACCTGCCGGTCGGCGTCGCGCTGCTGCTGGAATACCTGGGCATCGTCCTGGTGGTCGGCTGGATGTGGCTGGTCCACGGCCAGCGACCCCGGGCGCTGACCGTGGCGGGATCGGTGACCGCCCTGTGCGGGCTGGTGTTCGTGCTGGACCTGACCGGCGCCAGCCGGCTCGATCCGGTCGGCGTGCTCTGGGGACTGGGCGCCGGGGTCGGGCTGGCCGGCTACTTCGTGATTGCCGGCCACGTCGACGACCGCCTGCCGTCGGTGGTGATGGCCAGCGGCGGGATGGCCGTCGGCGCCCTGGTCCTGCTCCTGCTCGGCGCGATCGGGGTGCTGCCGCTGCGGGCCGGCCTCGCCGACGTCAGCTTCGCCGGGCACCGGATGAGCTGGCTGGTGCCCATCGCCGGCCTGTCGCTGATCGCCGCGGTGGTCGCGTACCTCACCGGGATCGCCGGGGCGCGGCTGCTCGGGGCGCGGCTGTCGTCGTTCGTCGGGCTGACCGAGGTGATGTTCGCGGTGCTCATCGCCTGGCTGGTGCTGAACGAACTGCCCAGCGTCGTCCAGCTCGTCGGTGGCGCGCTGATCGTCGCCGGCGTCGCCCTGGTCCGCGTCGACGAGCTGGGCGCGACGCCCGAGCCGGAACGGCCCGGCCACCCGGCCGAGCCGGCCCTGGCCACCGAGCGGTGA